One stretch of Candidatus Nitrosotenuis cloacae DNA includes these proteins:
- a CDS encoding winged helix-turn-helix domain-containing protein, with protein MKAKTKLIQDKALEEGPLEHLFPCSTSKILDFLCVFKKYDYSISDIAKNAGITFKTALNEIRKLESQGVLVNSRDVGKAKMYQLNPDSAQAQSINKLALDLAFKRLKVK; from the coding sequence ATGAAAGCCAAGACAAAACTCATACAAGACAAGGCCTTAGAGGAAGGCCCACTAGAGCACCTCTTTCCATGCAGCACATCAAAGATTCTGGACTTTCTGTGCGTTTTTAAAAAGTATGATTACTCTATATCAGATATTGCAAAAAACGCAGGCATTACATTCAAGACTGCGCTAAACGAGATAAGAAAGCTGGAATCACAAGGAGTTTTGGTAAATAGCCGAGACGTAGGCAAGGCCAAAATGTACCAGCTAAACCCAGATTCGGCTCAGGCACAGTCAATTAACAAGCTGGCACTGGACTTGGCCTTTAAGAGACTAAAGGTCAAGTAG
- a CDS encoding heme o synthase gives MQKAQARGKIATYYELTKPKIWYLLVFTAFGATITASNVYNVEVSPATWALMLFGVAAGSAAANTLTNYHDRDIDSIMERTKSRPIPSGRISPPEKARDFGLVLAGISLACAFATSYTAGFWNGIWAGIFMTFGLVNNVAVYSHALKRRSRTNIILGGLCGGAPPLIGHAAVTLQGLWDLGMVMGGLVFIWIPMHIWALTLHFKDDYNKVNVPMLTAVQSEKTSARVIAISTLVMVLFSVVPFFLTHEGKPVMSEIYLYTAIASGALMLILSFWVIAKPSEKSSWVLFKFSSPYLAVLFIALMVDSGFR, from the coding sequence ATGCAAAAAGCACAGGCAAGGGGAAAAATTGCCACATATTACGAGTTGACAAAGCCAAAGATCTGGTACCTTTTGGTCTTTACTGCATTTGGCGCCACAATTACTGCATCAAATGTGTATAACGTTGAGGTATCACCAGCTACCTGGGCTTTGATGCTATTTGGAGTAGCTGCTGGATCTGCAGCAGCCAACACTTTGACCAATTATCATGATAGAGACATTGACAGTATAATGGAGAGAACCAAGAGCAGGCCAATTCCATCTGGTAGAATCTCACCACCGGAAAAGGCGCGGGACTTTGGACTGGTATTAGCTGGCATATCTTTGGCGTGTGCATTTGCCACATCATATACGGCTGGATTTTGGAATGGGATATGGGCAGGCATTTTCATGACATTTGGCTTGGTAAATAATGTCGCAGTTTACTCACATGCACTAAAAAGAAGAAGCCGAACCAACATCATACTGGGGGGTCTTTGTGGTGGGGCGCCTCCATTGATTGGCCATGCTGCCGTAACACTACAAGGACTATGGGATTTAGGAATGGTAATGGGTGGTTTGGTGTTTATCTGGATTCCAATGCACATTTGGGCACTCACCTTACACTTCAAAGACGATTACAACAAGGTAAATGTTCCAATGCTTACTGCTGTACAATCTGAAAAGACATCGGCCAGAGTAATTGCAATATCCACATTGGTCATGGTTTTGTTTAGTGTGGTGCCGTTCTTTTTGACACACGAGGGAAAACCGGTTATGAGTGAGATCTATCTATACACGGCAATTGCGTCAGGTGCTTTGATGCTGATTTTATCATTCTGGGTCATTGCAAAGCCATCGGAAAAATCATCATGGGTCTTGTTCAAGTTTTCCAGCCCATACCTGGCAGTGTTGTTTATCGCATTAATGGTTGATTCTGGATTCAGATAG
- a CDS encoding peptidase has protein sequence MIKLLIFAAFFAVLLSVNLAYAQHHGGSAAPPVSFGDKQVTISAALDPADFNPSKDSTAKLNVRFFDSKSNTNIEKVTYRVQILSGETLLAAQMFYDSDGELTVKIQPKSGCAEKEVWRCTKYEGDKDPIVPSALTSSATSTPIMKGPVFDKPGPYTVKVAIIGATNPKTQTTEDIEFETTINIAQEQQLSLATTTGKTPVTVRTFQDEITNFQFTESTNTISFEMPFHWEHAQHTPMIRTDIEIPKSFANFQNVNSFKGTVNGIPIFSKDLSLDTYSNKDTNVLHFVITGEELKMLAKKVTDKHTMVVQIMPDASAVLKSTDVKFSNGYKATISYDPRYGSSKDVSFTMAFFDSSGALAKDIRYAYSVQDYKGKEFIVNTGKNGDILGIPVPSGADSRLITIPSKGAYTLQMYLIGRGLVDFDPYVPASLKFNISDVSPDTKPDTKSDTKPDTKSDTKPDTKSDTKPDTKSDTKPDTKSDTKPDTKSDKDKKTDKKDTKKKDTKKKDTKKKDTKKKTTTKTVKKPTSSTK, from the coding sequence TTGATAAAATTATTAATTTTTGCAGCATTTTTTGCTGTCTTGCTTTCGGTCAACCTGGCATATGCACAACACCATGGTGGCTCTGCAGCCCCTCCAGTGAGCTTTGGGGACAAGCAGGTTACAATTTCCGCAGCACTAGATCCTGCTGATTTCAACCCATCAAAAGACTCCACTGCCAAGCTAAACGTTAGATTCTTTGATTCAAAGTCCAATACCAACATAGAAAAAGTCACATATCGAGTCCAGATTCTTTCCGGCGAGACCTTGCTTGCAGCCCAGATGTTTTATGACAGCGATGGCGAGCTGACAGTAAAAATCCAGCCAAAATCTGGTTGTGCAGAAAAAGAGGTCTGGCGTTGCACAAAATATGAGGGCGATAAGGATCCCATAGTTCCAAGTGCACTAACATCATCAGCTACCAGCACACCAATAATGAAAGGTCCAGTCTTTGACAAGCCGGGACCATACACAGTAAAAGTAGCAATAATTGGTGCAACAAATCCAAAAACCCAAACCACAGAAGACATTGAATTTGAAACTACAATAAACATCGCTCAAGAACAACAACTCTCACTGGCAACAACCACTGGCAAGACGCCAGTCACTGTCAGAACCTTCCAAGATGAGATAACAAACTTCCAGTTTACAGAATCGACCAATACAATATCATTTGAGATGCCATTCCATTGGGAGCATGCTCAACACACTCCAATGATACGAACTGACATTGAAATCCCGAAATCCTTTGCTAACTTCCAGAATGTAAACAGCTTCAAGGGAACTGTTAATGGCATTCCGATATTTTCAAAAGATCTAAGTCTTGACACATATTCAAACAAGGACACAAACGTGCTTCATTTTGTGATTACTGGAGAAGAGCTCAAAATGCTTGCCAAAAAGGTAACCGACAAGCATACAATGGTTGTGCAAATAATGCCTGATGCAAGTGCAGTCCTCAAATCTACTGATGTAAAATTCTCAAACGGCTACAAGGCAACCATATCGTATGATCCGAGATATGGATCAAGCAAGGATGTCTCATTTACCATGGCATTCTTTGATTCATCTGGTGCTCTAGCAAAAGACATCAGATATGCATACAGCGTACAGGACTATAAAGGAAAAGAGTTCATCGTAAATACTGGCAAAAATGGCGACATTCTTGGAATACCAGTACCAAGCGGAGCTGATTCAAGACTAATCACGATCCCATCCAAGGGAGCTTATACACTCCAGATGTATCTGATAGGGCGAGGACTGGTTGACTTTGATCCATATGTTCCGGCTAGCCTAAAGTTCAACATCTCTGATGTTTCTCCTGACACCAAACCCGATACTAAATCTGACACCAAACCCGATACTAAATCTGACACCAAACCCGATACTAAATCTGACACCAAACCCGATACTAAATCTGACACCAAACCCGATACTAAATCTGACACCAAACCTGACACCAAATCCGATAAAGACAAAAAGACAGACAAAAAAGACACCAAGAAAAAAGATACAAAAAAGAAAGATACCAAAAAGAAGGACACAAAGAAAAAGACCACAACAAAAACCGTAAAAAAGCCCACCAGTTCCACAAAATAG
- a CDS encoding cupredoxin domain-containing protein: MKAIKLNNRLLITLVFALSLSTLPVFGAEIKIPLGASKQICENTDSCYLPSTINVRAGEIVTWTNNDSAAHTVTSTKDSFDSSIISSGKSFVFKFQESGKFEYLCILHPWARGIIIVDDGQSSSSDHAENIETKKTIAKSQDVPAENTQEIEAKKQVIKSQIETDTTEAKFKKQAILDRIKIPSLILKTDNTEYEDGDKITIMGKVFPIIKKKSVTLQLLNPEGDLVLAQQITPNKKSGIFSLKLEPGGDLWEESGTYSIAAQYHKYNYPAVASFDYISESEPTSDIFYLNIDSQTFEIPYEIEGGIIQDMSLDQETPSLDISFEALHDGIITIDIPQNLLDYEYGFVIMIDSSEAVFTDLDNGKLEIPFEDGSNEINIISLK, translated from the coding sequence ATGAAGGCCATCAAATTGAATAACAGATTACTCATAACGTTGGTTTTTGCCTTGAGCTTATCGACATTACCCGTATTTGGTGCAGAAATCAAAATTCCTCTTGGGGCATCAAAGCAGATCTGCGAAAATACGGATAGCTGCTATTTACCATCTACAATCAACGTCAGAGCAGGTGAGATTGTCACATGGACTAACAATGACAGTGCAGCTCATACAGTAACCAGCACAAAAGATTCGTTTGATAGTAGTATAATTTCTTCTGGTAAAAGTTTTGTTTTCAAATTCCAGGAATCTGGTAAATTCGAGTATCTTTGTATTCTCCACCCTTGGGCGAGAGGAATTATCATAGTTGATGACGGTCAATCTAGTTCATCGGATCATGCAGAAAACATTGAGACAAAGAAAACAATTGCAAAATCTCAAGATGTTCCTGCTGAAAACACTCAGGAAATTGAAGCAAAAAAACAAGTAATAAAATCTCAAATTGAAACAGATACAACCGAAGCTAAATTCAAGAAACAAGCAATTTTGGATCGAATAAAGATCCCTTCATTGATATTAAAAACAGATAACACAGAATATGAAGACGGTGACAAGATCACAATTATGGGAAAAGTTTTCCCGATAATCAAGAAAAAATCAGTGACTTTGCAGCTACTCAATCCTGAAGGAGATCTAGTACTTGCACAACAAATAACACCTAACAAAAAATCAGGCATCTTTTCCCTGAAATTAGAGCCTGGAGGAGACCTCTGGGAAGAGTCTGGAACATATTCAATTGCTGCACAATACCACAAGTACAACTATCCTGCAGTGGCATCATTTGATTACATTTCAGAGTCGGAGCCAACAAGCGATATTTTTTATCTAAACATCGATTCTCAGACATTTGAGATCCCATATGAGATAGAAGGTGGAATCATACAAGACATGTCACTTGACCAAGAAACTCCAAGCCTTGATATTTCATTTGAGGCATTACATGACGGTATAATTACAATAGATATTCCTCAAAACCTTCTTGATTATGAATACGGATTTGTTATAATGATTGATAGTTCAGAAGCTGTCTTTACTGATCTAGACAATGGAAAACTAGAGATTCCTTTTGAGGATGGAAGTAACGAAATTAACATTATTAGTCTAAAGTGA
- a CDS encoding P-II family nitrogen regulator, with translation MIRIEVILPKNEVMAVSEGLKQINVGGLTVSKKRGRGKNPGPEIHASKGTEVFIPQFSDKYVLEIIIPENMEEKAIQIIKQNATIGKIFVHPVLRTYDIKTGAEGEKAI, from the coding sequence TTGATACGAATCGAAGTCATTTTGCCAAAAAATGAGGTAATGGCAGTAAGTGAAGGCCTAAAGCAGATCAATGTTGGCGGCCTGACCGTCTCAAAAAAACGTGGGCGTGGAAAGAATCCAGGCCCTGAAATCCACGCATCAAAAGGAACCGAAGTGTTCATTCCCCAGTTCTCAGACAAGTACGTTCTGGAGATAATCATACCAGAAAATATGGAAGAAAAAGCAATTCAAATAATAAAACAAAATGCAACAATAGGCAAGATCTTTGTGCATCCTGTCCTTCGCACCTATGATATCAAGACAGGCGCTGAGGGCGAAAAGGCAATCTAG
- a CDS encoding winged helix-turn-helix transcriptional regulator: protein MQQDYKEFLNPSCCDIKACPVDTTLKLMGKKFTMHIIRNMLMFKQSRFNQFLDSIEGINPKTLSVRLREMEKDALISRKIYPETPPRVEYTMTEKGHALAPILIQMAEFSMKYCCGDVFIDGKPRTIKQTLSTKALKQLEQ, encoded by the coding sequence TTGCAACAAGATTACAAAGAATTTCTAAACCCAAGCTGCTGCGACATCAAGGCCTGCCCAGTGGATACCACATTAAAGCTGATGGGAAAAAAATTCACCATGCATATCATACGTAACATGCTAATGTTCAAGCAAAGCAGATTCAACCAGTTTCTGGACTCTATTGAGGGAATCAACCCAAAAACACTTTCAGTCCGGCTTAGAGAAATGGAAAAAGATGCCCTCATTTCACGCAAGATCTATCCCGAGACCCCACCACGAGTAGAGTACACCATGACCGAAAAAGGCCATGCACTGGCACCAATCCTAATCCAGATGGCAGAATTCTCCATGAAGTATTGTTGTGGGGATGTATTCATTGACGGCAAGCCTCGAACCATCAAGCAAACACTCAGCACCAAAGCCCTAAAGCAGCTAGAGCAATAA
- a CDS encoding cyclic nucleotide-binding/CBS domain-containing protein, producing MSTAKDLMKDPITVSKDANVAEALRKIVNKDISRIIITDNDEPVGLVTERDIGLFLLTEQTDRKIDEIPITEIMNRLVTVNHSASIEDCVQIMVDREIGSLGVNFDGKTKGIITRTDLTKYYITNFVGEKRVGDVMTISFVSCYDDDPLYDVLSKMISQRVSRIIVKDHGDKPVGVLSFRDLFRLTMVLGKEEEIVDNSSGISVLFSRKGLISKTGFGGTAQAKEAMTVNMITVEHDDDLVMACTSLVENDINGAAVLVNNKLTGVLSKTDVVRAIAAISKKKKDTI from the coding sequence TTGAGTACCGCAAAGGATCTAATGAAGGATCCAATCACTGTGAGTAAAGATGCAAATGTTGCAGAAGCGCTAAGAAAAATAGTAAACAAAGACATTAGCCGCATCATAATAACTGATAATGATGAGCCAGTAGGGCTCGTAACTGAGCGAGACATTGGTCTGTTTCTTCTAACAGAGCAGACCGACAGAAAAATTGACGAAATTCCGATTACTGAAATCATGAACCGACTTGTAACAGTAAATCATTCTGCTAGTATTGAGGATTGTGTCCAGATTATGGTAGATCGGGAGATTGGCTCACTTGGAGTAAATTTTGATGGTAAAACAAAGGGGATCATAACAAGGACAGACCTCACCAAGTACTATATCACAAATTTTGTAGGCGAAAAGCGTGTAGGCGACGTAATGACAATATCATTTGTGTCATGTTATGACGATGATCCGCTGTATGATGTATTATCCAAGATGATCAGCCAGCGCGTATCAAGGATTATTGTAAAGGATCATGGCGACAAGCCAGTCGGAGTATTGTCATTTAGGGATCTGTTCAGACTAACGATGGTTCTCGGCAAAGAAGAAGAAATAGTGGACAATTCGTCTGGTATTTCTGTTTTGTTTTCAAGAAAAGGCCTCATCTCAAAGACGGGCTTTGGTGGAACTGCCCAGGCCAAAGAGGCAATGACGGTTAACATGATAACAGTAGAGCATGATGACGACTTGGTCATGGCATGCACTTCACTTGTAGAAAACGACATTAATGGAGCTGCAGTCTTGGTCAACAACAAACTAACTGGAGTTCTTAGCAAAACAGACGTGGTCAGGGCAATAGCGGCAATTTCTAAAAAGAAAAAAGACACTATCTAA
- a CDS encoding DUF2225 domain-containing protein — MMGKQYTCPYCESKFPSKEDLSKHIDRIHDGSGLLEGDTRRF, encoded by the coding sequence ATGATGGGAAAACAATACACATGTCCTTACTGCGAATCCAAGTTTCCTTCCAAAGAAGACCTCTCAAAACACATTGACCGAATCCATGATGGGTCTGGATTATTGGAAGGCGATACCAGACGATTCTAA
- a CDS encoding DUF6659 family protein, which produces MSEARNYQSICDQIHKLDPKIRFAGIINERGRLIEGGMKSGLTTFSSAKDDEMLFMELVLRVKMRQDFDTQLGKVKFAMALRDKVLEMSFPIDKHVLFVVSESDVDFGVIPKKIIQIIS; this is translated from the coding sequence TTGAGTGAGGCTCGCAACTATCAAAGTATCTGCGATCAAATTCACAAACTTGATCCCAAAATCCGCTTTGCTGGAATAATCAATGAGCGCGGCAGACTAATTGAGGGCGGCATGAAAAGCGGACTGACTACCTTTTCCAGCGCAAAGGACGATGAGATGCTCTTCATGGAGCTGGTCTTGCGAGTCAAGATGCGCCAAGACTTTGATACACAGCTAGGAAAGGTCAAATTCGCAATGGCTCTACGAGACAAGGTTCTTGAGATGAGCTTCCCAATCGACAAGCATGTTTTGTTTGTAGTCTCTGAATCCGATGTTGATTTTGGGGTTATACCAAAAAAGATAATCCAGATCATTTCTTAG
- a CDS encoding universal stress protein, with the protein MIKPKYQRILVALDGSKNSIRGLNNAIYLARQCQATITGIYVIPRPPHPAFRSPRYPEKPRLRGAQNLMDFAKRHSAQNGIIFEQKIVFGDTSSTIVKFAKNKRFDLIVIGARGISAVKEVFFGSVSNYVLHKSSIPVLVVK; encoded by the coding sequence GTGATCAAGCCAAAGTATCAGAGAATTCTTGTTGCGTTGGACGGCTCCAAGAATTCTATTCGCGGACTGAATAATGCGATTTATCTGGCAAGGCAATGCCAAGCAACAATAACTGGAATCTATGTAATTCCAAGGCCTCCGCATCCAGCGTTTAGATCACCTAGATATCCAGAAAAACCACGCCTAAGAGGCGCCCAAAATCTGATGGATTTTGCAAAAAGACACTCGGCACAAAATGGAATCATCTTTGAGCAAAAAATAGTGTTTGGCGATACCAGTAGTACGATTGTAAAATTTGCCAAGAATAAGAGATTTGATCTTATTGTGATTGGTGCTAGAGGGATAAGTGCAGTGAAGGAAGTCTTCTTTGGAAGCGTATCAAACTATGTGTTGCATAAATCATCCATACCAGTGCTAGTAGTAAAATAA
- a CDS encoding P-II family nitrogen regulator, translated as MKRVEAFFQFGKLESVVEAVENAGVGGLTVFYARGRGPAEREKIHTTRGTKLEEQFYNLIDCIVTIVEDDQVEKVIDAIKKNANSTSKGIITISDVNKIIKI; from the coding sequence ATGAAACGAGTTGAGGCATTTTTCCAGTTTGGCAAGCTAGAGAGTGTAGTTGAGGCAGTAGAAAACGCTGGAGTTGGCGGTCTTACTGTGTTTTACGCACGAGGGAGAGGGCCTGCAGAAAGAGAAAAAATACACACAACACGAGGAACAAAGCTAGAAGAACAATTCTATAACCTAATTGATTGCATTGTAACTATAGTGGAAGACGATCAAGTTGAGAAAGTAATTGATGCAATCAAAAAGAATGCAAATTCCACATCAAAAGGAATCATAACAATATCCGATGTGAATAAAATCATAAAAATCTAG
- a CDS encoding NAD-dependent succinate-semialdehyde dehydrogenase: MSNKTITTINPATGEPISTFESMSRDQVRDQVSKSRIAFSSWKGDLETRRAALYHLTDYLRKNKIMLAEVATKEMGKVLKEAISEVEKCAWALEFYADNGGTLLSDEILNTDARKSFVTFEPLGIIGSIMPWNFPYWQALRFAAPSLIAGNTIVMKPSSVTMQSGIEIEKACKESGVPDGVFQTLVGGSESANHLIEADVNAVTFTGSTRVGAMVGQKSAMLLKKCVLELGGSDPFIVLEDANVEKAANGAVKGRFINCGQSCVASKRFFVSRKLAKEFTERFIHNTERLQVGDPMVIETDIGPLVNKEALENISSMVEDAKKKGAQILTGGAQIGNKGYFYKPTILTGLTPDMRISNEETFGPVAPITIFDDEKEAIRLANDSEYGLGASIWTDNLKKAETLSKQIESGIVTVNNVVISDPRVPFGGIKQSGYGRELSKYGMLEFVNIKSVRFYDQLIHHHYVE, encoded by the coding sequence ATGAGTAACAAAACCATCACCACAATCAATCCTGCGACAGGTGAGCCAATCTCTACTTTTGAGTCAATGTCGAGGGACCAAGTAAGGGACCAAGTATCAAAGTCAAGGATTGCATTTTCCAGCTGGAAAGGAGACTTGGAGACAAGACGAGCTGCTCTGTACCATCTAACGGATTATTTGCGCAAAAACAAGATAATGCTTGCAGAGGTTGCCACAAAGGAAATGGGCAAGGTCCTAAAGGAGGCAATCTCCGAGGTTGAAAAGTGTGCCTGGGCACTCGAATTCTATGCAGATAATGGCGGAACTCTGTTGTCTGATGAAATACTAAACACCGATGCGCGAAAAAGCTTTGTCACATTTGAGCCACTTGGAATCATAGGATCTATTATGCCATGGAATTTTCCATACTGGCAAGCTCTAAGATTTGCAGCCCCAAGCCTCATTGCAGGAAACACCATAGTCATGAAGCCATCAAGTGTAACAATGCAGTCCGGAATCGAAATCGAAAAGGCCTGCAAAGAGTCTGGCGTCCCAGATGGAGTTTTCCAAACGTTGGTTGGAGGATCGGAATCTGCAAATCACCTAATTGAGGCAGACGTCAACGCAGTAACATTTACCGGCAGCACAAGAGTGGGTGCAATGGTCGGCCAAAAGTCTGCAATGTTGCTAAAAAAATGCGTCCTGGAATTGGGCGGAAGCGATCCATTCATAGTTTTAGAAGATGCTAATGTGGAAAAGGCAGCAAATGGTGCAGTAAAGGGTAGATTCATCAACTGCGGCCAAAGTTGTGTCGCATCAAAGAGATTCTTTGTCTCAAGAAAGCTAGCTAAAGAATTCACTGAAAGATTCATCCACAATACCGAGCGCCTGCAAGTAGGCGATCCAATGGTAATAGAGACCGACATTGGACCGCTTGTAAACAAGGAAGCACTGGAAAACATCTCATCAATGGTAGAAGATGCAAAAAAGAAGGGAGCCCAAATCCTAACCGGTGGAGCACAAATTGGAAACAAGGGCTATTTTTACAAGCCTACGATTCTTACAGGACTGACACCAGACATGAGAATTTCAAATGAGGAGACCTTTGGGCCTGTTGCACCAATCACAATATTTGATGATGAAAAGGAAGCAATTAGGCTGGCAAATGATTCCGAGTATGGCCTTGGCGCAAGCATTTGGACTGATAATCTAAAAAAAGCAGAAACGCTCTCAAAGCAAATAGAGTCTGGCATTGTCACAGTGAACAATGTCGTAATCTCTGATCCACGAGTTCCATTTGGCGGAATAAAGCAGAGCGGCTATGGCAGGGAGCTATCAAAATACGGAATGCTGGAGTTTGTCAACATCAAGTCTGTCCGATTCTATGACCAGCTGATTCACCACCATTACGTGGAATAA
- a CDS encoding AbrB/MazE/SpoVT family DNA-binding domain-containing protein — MTRILGASKVTVRYQVTIPEDARRFLHIEDGQTVIFVEENGKVVIKNEL; from the coding sequence ATGACTAGAATTCTTGGTGCAAGCAAAGTCACAGTAAGATATCAGGTGACAATTCCAGAGGATGCCAGGCGATTTTTGCACATTGAAGATGGCCAAACGGTAATCTTTGTTGAGGAAAATGGCAAAGTCGTTATCAAAAACGAACTGTAG
- a CDS encoding ammonium transporter: MPIDSGDTAWILIAGSLVLLMIPALGLFEAGLLRRKNTVSIFMQIFFGLALLSVMWFVFGFSLVFGPDTAGIVGNMDYVFLKGVPWDDSLPFAPTIPGVLFAKFQLMFAAITPLLLTGVIAERMKFSSFIIFIVAWSALIYYPLTHWIWGGGWLGDLGVFDFAGGIVIHTSVGMGALAAAIVLGKRRNYGPAIMVPHSIPIAVLGSSLLWLGWFGFNAGSALSSGGVAGNTVIVTHMASSISALIWVGLSWMRTGKPSVIAAINGAIAGLAGITPASGYVSVEHSFIIGIAIGLASYCGVLLIKDRLKIDDALDVSSVHGIAGIIGSLAIGIFASSAINPGGPDGLLFGNPMQIVTQGIGVAVAGALGFGGTFAILKVIKFLIGIRVSKEVEEIGLDIGEHAEQAYADEEEFKLDEEVQKKHDG; this comes from the coding sequence GTGCCAATAGACTCTGGTGACACAGCGTGGATTCTGATTGCTGGCAGTTTGGTATTGTTGATGATCCCAGCACTAGGTCTTTTTGAGGCTGGTCTATTACGCAGAAAAAATACTGTTTCGATTTTCATGCAGATTTTCTTTGGATTGGCGCTCCTCAGTGTGATGTGGTTTGTATTTGGATTTAGCTTGGTGTTTGGACCAGACACTGCTGGAATAGTTGGCAACATGGACTATGTTTTCCTAAAGGGAGTCCCATGGGATGACTCGCTGCCATTTGCACCAACTATTCCTGGAGTCCTGTTTGCTAAATTCCAGCTAATGTTTGCAGCAATTACTCCATTGCTCTTGACTGGCGTAATTGCCGAGAGGATGAAGTTCTCATCATTTATCATATTTATCGTAGCTTGGTCTGCTCTGATCTATTATCCACTGACCCACTGGATTTGGGGAGGTGGGTGGCTTGGAGATCTTGGAGTATTTGACTTTGCAGGCGGTATTGTAATTCACACAAGTGTCGGAATGGGTGCACTAGCTGCAGCCATTGTTCTAGGAAAGCGAAGAAACTATGGTCCTGCAATAATGGTGCCACACAGCATCCCAATCGCGGTTTTAGGCTCATCACTGTTATGGTTAGGTTGGTTCGGATTCAATGCAGGAAGTGCATTATCATCTGGCGGCGTAGCAGGAAATACCGTGATTGTCACTCACATGGCATCATCAATTTCTGCTCTGATCTGGGTTGGACTGTCTTGGATGAGAACCGGCAAGCCAAGTGTTATAGCTGCAATCAATGGAGCCATTGCGGGACTTGCAGGGATCACACCAGCATCTGGCTATGTTAGCGTAGAACATTCCTTTATCATCGGAATTGCAATCGGTCTTGCATCATACTGTGGAGTTTTGCTAATCAAGGACAGATTGAAAATTGATGACGCACTAGATGTAAGCTCTGTCCACGGAATTGCAGGAATCATTGGATCGCTAGCAATTGGAATCTTTGCATCTTCTGCAATAAATCCAGGTGGTCCAGACGGCTTGCTCTTTGGCAACCCAATGCAGATTGTGACCCAAGGAATAGGTGTTGCAGTCGCAGGTGCATTAGGATTTGGTGGAACGTTTGCTATACTCAAGGTCATAAAGTTCCTAATTGGAATACGGGTCTCAAAGGAAGTCGAAGAGATAGGACTCGACATTGGTGAGCATGCTGAGCAGGCATATGCTGATGAGGAAGAATTCAAGCTAGACGAAGAGGTGCAGAAAAAACATGATGGATAG
- a CDS encoding helix-turn-helix transcriptional regulator — protein sequence MQVQLEGRKIDDERKGVILGIMSDKYCRAIIEATITAPKAAIEISAECKIPISTVYRRLQILHDNKLLAISGSITQEGKKHFLYKSKVKAMSSTFNGGNLEVEIVPNLSN from the coding sequence ATGCAAGTTCAGCTCGAAGGAAGAAAAATTGATGACGAACGAAAAGGCGTCATCTTGGGTATCATGTCTGACAAGTATTGTCGGGCAATAATTGAGGCCACCATAACTGCACCAAAGGCAGCAATTGAGATCTCAGCAGAGTGCAAGATCCCAATAAGCACAGTATACAGAAGGCTGCAGATCTTACACGACAACAAGCTACTTGCCATTTCCGGCTCGATAACACAAGAGGGCAAAAAGCACTTTTTGTATAAGAGCAAGGTAAAGGCAATGTCGTCAACATTCAACGGTGGCAACCTAGAAGTCGAGATCGTTCCTAATCTATCCAATTAG